TAACGTACATAGCAAATCACGCAGAGCTTCTTGGGTCATACACGCCATTTAGTACGACGCAGTTTCCACTTAATTTATTTAATTTCGATCCTTCCATGTATTATGGAGACAACAGTTCTTCGGTGATTCATCCGTTAATTTCCTTCCTTGCGGTTACGCTTGAAGCAGGTGCTCAGCTGCTGGGCGGGAATTGGTTCTTTCTAGTCCTGCAATCACTCGTGAATGCAGGTTCGGTTGTGTTGGTATTTCTGTTTTTGAGTCAAAAAGACAAACAAATCACTACACCGTTACTTTTCGCTGTACTGTTCGGTTTCAGCTCCTATCTGATGTTTACCGCGTTGATTCCGGATTCGTATCCATATGTGCAGTTTGTTATCCTGTTCTCTGTGTTGTATATGCAGTACACCCGTGAGCGCAAAGATATCCGTTATATCCCGAATGCGCTGCTGGCATCCATCAACTTCGGACTGACGTCGACCAACATTGTGCCGTTTGCGGCCGCCATGTTTTTCAATATGCGTACGTGGCGTAACAAGTCTGGTTGGAAAAAGTATATCGGGATTATGGCACTCGCCGTTGCCTTTATCGTAGTATTGACAGGCATCCAATACATCGCGTTTGGCGGTCGAAGTTGGGTAAGTAATTGGCTGCTTGGTATTCAAAATGGGGGAACAAGCTATGCCACTCCATTCCAGTTCGCAGCTCATTGGAAGGCCCTAAGCCTGCTAACGATTAATCCGATGCTGTCACCGAAAGTGCATTTGCTGGACCCGGGCATGGTCGCGTTTGTAACGGATCTGTCCCGTTCCAATCCGATCTATGTTCAGCTCACGGGTATTTTTATCCTGCTGCTGGCGCTCACGGGGTTTATCAAGGGAATCCGTGAACGGGAAGTGTGGACTCTTGTGCCATACATTCTGTTTGCCTTTTTACTTCATATCGTTGTTGGTTTCGGGTTGGCGGTATTTCAATACGATATGTACCTGTATGCAGGACACTATCTGTTTGCGTTTTTCCTCCTCGGTGGGGGCTTCGTCATCAGTCTGCGTCCGGGGATGGGTAAAAAAGTGCTAATAGGCTTGATTATGCTATCTATTCTCGTTACCGCAGGGAACAACATCTATCGTCATGTAGAAACATTAACAACCATCAAGCAGTCCTATGATCAGTTAGAACAGGAACGTACAGTGAAATAATCAGAGGTTTTATTTATCTATATAATGAGACAGGGCCATTGGACTGTAGATCCAATGGCCCTGTCTTGTTTGGCATGATTCATTCGATATGTGCATGTT
Above is a window of Paenibacillus sp. E222 DNA encoding:
- a CDS encoding DUF6080 domain-containing protein, whose translation is MKFLDYIFYNRRTNWTAFGLFAGFALFYGLMNGPYVTYIANHAELLGSYTPFSTTQFPLNLFNFDPSMYYGDNSSSVIHPLISFLAVTLEAGAQLLGGNWFFLVLQSLVNAGSVVLVFLFLSQKDKQITTPLLFAVLFGFSSYLMFTALIPDSYPYVQFVILFSVLYMQYTRERKDIRYIPNALLASINFGLTSTNIVPFAAAMFFNMRTWRNKSGWKKYIGIMALAVAFIVVLTGIQYIAFGGRSWVSNWLLGIQNGGTSYATPFQFAAHWKALSLLTINPMLSPKVHLLDPGMVAFVTDLSRSNPIYVQLTGIFILLLALTGFIKGIREREVWTLVPYILFAFLLHIVVGFGLAVFQYDMYLYAGHYLFAFFLLGGGFVISLRPGMGKKVLIGLIMLSILVTAGNNIYRHVETLTTIKQSYDQLEQERTVK